The proteins below come from a single Mesobacillus jeotgali genomic window:
- a CDS encoding M3 family oligoendopeptidase → MQFNDYPYTRPNIEEVEGNFNQLLERFQSAESFEVQDGVMKEINELRSEFESMRQIVQIRQTIDTTDEFYKKEKDFFNEVGPAYKGLITKYYVALTGSKFRSQLEEKWGKQLFLLADSQLKTFSPDVLKDMQEENKLVSEYVDLLASAKIPFDGEVKNLAQLVPYHQSPDRTIRKESNEAKYNFFVEHADQLDDLYDKLVKVRTSIAKKLGFSSFTELAYARLSRTDYDAEMVAKFRDQVKEYIVPLATKLKQRQQERIGVDTFKYYDDSFSFKTGNPDPKGDAEWIVDQAKKMYEEMSPETNEFYTYMVENNLMDLLSKAGKAGGGYCTYISKHKSPYIFANFNGTKGDVRVLKHEVGHAFQVFESRVFEVPEYGFPTLEACEIHSMSMEFFAWPWMDLFFEEDTDKYKFSHLSEAVLFIPYGVAVDEFQHFVYANPEATPAERKQAWREVEKKYLPHRDYEGNDFLENGGFWQQQGHIYKVPFYYIDYTLAQICALQFWKRTQENTEDSWKDYLHLCKQGGSQSFTELVKEANLISPLEDGCVKSVINEIEAYLNTVDDKAL, encoded by the coding sequence ATGCAGTTTAACGATTATCCATATACTAGACCAAACATTGAAGAGGTGGAGGGGAACTTTAATCAATTACTCGAGAGGTTCCAATCTGCTGAGTCTTTTGAGGTTCAGGACGGAGTAATGAAAGAAATCAATGAGTTGCGCTCTGAGTTTGAAAGCATGAGACAGATTGTTCAAATTCGCCAGACGATTGATACAACGGATGAGTTTTATAAGAAAGAAAAGGATTTTTTCAATGAAGTGGGACCAGCCTACAAGGGTCTAATCACGAAATATTACGTGGCACTTACAGGTTCTAAATTCCGCTCTCAGTTAGAAGAAAAGTGGGGAAAACAATTATTCTTATTAGCTGACAGTCAATTAAAGACGTTCTCTCCTGATGTGTTGAAAGACATGCAGGAAGAAAACAAACTAGTTAGTGAGTATGTTGATTTACTTGCTTCGGCTAAAATTCCGTTTGATGGAGAAGTAAAAAATCTTGCTCAGTTAGTTCCTTATCACCAATCACCTGATCGGACGATTAGAAAGGAATCGAATGAAGCGAAGTACAACTTTTTCGTTGAGCATGCCGATCAATTAGATGATTTATACGACAAGCTTGTAAAAGTACGAACTAGTATTGCTAAGAAGCTAGGATTCTCTTCTTTTACAGAGTTAGCCTATGCTCGACTTTCCCGTACTGATTATGATGCTGAAATGGTCGCAAAGTTCCGTGACCAGGTGAAAGAGTATATCGTTCCTTTAGCTACGAAACTAAAACAAAGACAGCAGGAACGAATTGGTGTCGATACATTTAAATATTACGATGACAGCTTCAGCTTTAAGACAGGAAATCCAGATCCAAAGGGAGATGCGGAGTGGATTGTTGATCAAGCGAAGAAGATGTACGAGGAAATGTCCCCTGAAACGAATGAGTTTTACACTTATATGGTAGAAAACAACCTAATGGACCTACTAAGTAAAGCAGGTAAGGCTGGCGGTGGATACTGCACTTATATTAGCAAACATAAGTCACCATACATTTTTGCAAACTTCAATGGAACAAAAGGCGATGTTCGTGTATTAAAGCATGAAGTAGGACATGCGTTCCAAGTATTTGAAAGTCGTGTTTTTGAAGTGCCTGAGTACGGGTTCCCTACACTGGAAGCGTGTGAAATCCACTCGATGAGTATGGAATTCTTTGCTTGGCCTTGGATGGATCTTTTCTTCGAGGAAGATACGGATAAGTACAAGTTCTCTCATTTAAGTGAAGCGGTCCTATTCATTCCTTATGGTGTAGCAGTCGACGAATTCCAACATTTCGTGTATGCCAACCCGGAAGCAACCCCAGCTGAGCGCAAGCAAGCATGGAGAGAAGTCGAGAAGAAGTACCTGCCACATCGCGATTATGAAGGAAATGACTTCTTGGAAAACGGTGGTTTCTGGCAGCAGCAGGGACATATTTACAAGGTTCCATTCTATTATATTGATTACACATTAGCTCAAATTTGTGCTTTGCAATTCTGGAAACGTACGCAGGAAAATACAGAGGATTCCTGGAAAGATTATCTGCACCTTTGTAAGCAAGGTGGAAGCCAGTCATTCACAGAGCTTGTCAAAGAAGCGAACTTAATTTCTCCATTAGAAGATGGTTGTGTGAAATCTGTTATTAATGAGATTGAGGCTTATTTGAATACAGTTGATGATAAGGCACTTTAA